In the Sphaerodactylus townsendi isolate TG3544 linkage group LG10, MPM_Stown_v2.3, whole genome shotgun sequence genome, one interval contains:
- the APELA gene encoding apelin receptor early endogenous ligand, which translates to MRIQWLIWTCFWIMTGVLLVNGQRPANLSFRRKLHRHNCSHRRCMPLHSRVPFP; encoded by the exons ATGAGGATCCAGTGGCTCATTTGGACCTGCTTTTGGATCATGACTGGAGTGCTCCTTGTCAACGGACAGAGGCCAG CTAACCTGTCCTTCAGAAGAAAACTCCACCGACATAACTGTTCCCACAGGAGATGCATGCCCCTGCATTCCAGAGTGCCCTTTCCGTGA
- the TMEM192 gene encoding transmembrane protein 192: MAGGSAAGGRQQLMRELDNGSLEITQSMEDDPLLEVPLPPHALHSWLRPKFYAIPTVCFANVLLLVHVAFVILAFLAGMFCSYPDASADMCPKRYTNPLKVQTAIIIAKVILWLLHVILELYVHYHHSKARGRGYLLIYRMTRHLKRLPLLIQSAGNGALLLILSVQHSFPDHNKLYLCFILAILSVELICSLICLVIYTVKVSNFNRAKPRPDIIEEERMYAYSNRITSEVGFRETSVLEEIVEKQGDVIEYLQRHNALLSKRLLALTSQQARS; this comes from the exons ATGGCGGGAGGCTCGGCTGCAGGCGGACGCCAGCAGTTGATGCGGGAGCTGGATAAT GGGTCTCTGGAGATAACACAGAGCATGGAGGATGACCCCCTACTTGAAGTCCCACTTCCACCTCATGCATTGCATTCTTGGCTGCGTCCGAAGTTCTATGCTATACCTACAGTTTGCTTTGCCAATGTTTTGTTGCTGGTACAT GTTGCCTTTGTTATTCTGGCTTTTTTAGCAGGTATGTTTTGTTCTTATCCTGATGCAAGTGCAGATATGTGTCCTAAACGCTACACAAATCCTCTTAAGGTGCAAACTGCTATAATAATTGCCAAGGTAATTCTCTGGCTTCTACATGTGATCCTTGAATTATATGTCCACTACCATCACAGTAAGGCCAGGGGCAGAGGCTATCTCTTAATCTACCGGATGACAAGGCATCTGAAGAGGCTTCCCCTGCTAATTCAGTCTGCAG GTAATGGTGCTTTACTTCTGATACTGTCTGTGCAACATTCTTTTCCTGATCACAATAAATTATACCTTTGCTTCATCTTGGCCATCTTgagtgtggagctgatttgttCATTGATATGCCTGGTTATCTACACAG TAAAAGTGAGCAACTTTAACCGGGCAAAACCCAGACCTGACATCATAGAAGAAGAAAGGATGTATGCATATTCTAATCGTATTACCTCAGAAGTTGGATTCAG GGAAACATCAGTGTTGGAAGAAATAGTTGAAAAACAAGGAGACGTGATTGAATATCTTCAGAGGCACAATGCCCTTCTCAGCAAGAGACTGCTGGCATTAACATCCCAACAGGCCAGAAGTTAG